Proteins encoded in a region of the Triticum dicoccoides isolate Atlit2015 ecotype Zavitan chromosome 3A, WEW_v2.0, whole genome shotgun sequence genome:
- the LOC119269494 gene encoding 40S ribosomal protein S23, with protein MGKTRGMGAGRKLKTHRRNQRWADKAYKKSHLGNEWKKPFAGSSHAKGIVLEKIGIEAKQPNSAIRKCARVQLVKNGKKIAAFVPNDGCLNFIEENDEVLIAGFGRKGHAVGDIPGVRFKVVKVSGVSLLALFKEKKEKPRS; from the exons ATGGG TAAGACACGTGGTATGGGAGCTGGGCGCAAGCTCAAGACCCACCGCAGGAACCAGAGGTGGGCTGACAAGGCATACAAGAAGAGCCACTTGGGTAACGAGTGGAAGAAACCCTTCGCCGGGTCATCTCATGCCAAGGGCATTGTTTTGGAGAAGAT TGGTATTGAGGCCAAGCAGCCTAACTCTGCCATCCGTAAGTGTGCTCGTGTGCAGCTTGTGAAGAACGGAAAGAAGATCGCTGCCTTTGTTCCCAATGATGGTTGCCTGAACTTCATCGAGGAGAAT GACGAGGTGCTGATTGCTGGATTCGGTCGTAAGGGACATGCTGTGGGAGATATTCCCGGTGTTCGGTTCAAGGTCGTCAAGGTGTCTGGTGTGTCTCTGCTTGCCCTCTtcaaggaaaagaaggagaagccCAGGTCTTAG
- the LOC119269493 gene encoding nuclear transcription factor Y subunit B-2-like: protein MADDDSGSPRGGGGVREQDRFLPIANISRIMKKAVPANGKIAKDAKETLQECVSEFISFVTSEASDKCQKEKRKTINGDDLLWAMATLGFEEYVDPLKIYLQKYRDMEGDSKLTSKSGEGSVKKDIIGAHSGATSSNAQAMVQHGGYAQGMGYMQPQYHNGDT from the exons ATGGCGGACGACGACAGCGGGAGcccccggggcggcggcggggtcagGGAGCAGGACCGCTTCCTCCCCATCGCCAACATCAGCCGCATCATGAAGAAGGCCGTGCCGGCCAACGGCAAGATCGCCAAGGACGCCAAGGAGACCCTCCAGGAGTGCGTCTCCGAGTTCATCTCCTTCGTCACCAGCGA gGCCAGCGACAAGTGCCAGAAGGAGAAGCGCAAGACCATCAACGGGGACGATCTGCTCTGGGCCATGGCCACGCTCGGATTCGAGGAGTACGTAGACCCCCTCAAGATCTACCTGCAAAAGTACAGAGAT ATGGAG GGTGATAGTAAATTGACCTCAAAATCTGGTGAAGGATCCGTGAAGAAAGATATAATTGGTGCTCATAGTGGTGCGACTAGCTCAAACGCCCAAGCG ATGGTTCAGCATGGAGGTTACGCCCAAGGGATGGGTTATATGCAACCCCAG TACCATAATGGGGACACCTGA